In a genomic window of bacterium:
- a CDS encoding CHASE2 domain-containing protein: protein MSQRTSSKLMIALRFALAGAGLAWLISLFGFFHNLNLRAVNELFSLRGGQAQADTSIVIIAVDDESMKSLPTKWPYPRSYFARMVDHLSQAGARLIVFDIEFTEPSREQPAEDDSLARSVAR, encoded by the coding sequence ATGAGCCAACGCACCTCCTCAAAGCTGATGATCGCGCTGCGCTTTGCTTTGGCCGGCGCCGGGCTGGCCTGGCTGATCTCCCTGTTCGGATTTTTCCACAATCTGAATTTACGCGCAGTGAACGAGCTGTTCTCCCTGCGCGGCGGGCAGGCGCAGGCGGACACCTCCATCGTGATCATTGCCGTGGATGATGAAAGCATGAAGAGCCTGCCGACCAAATGGCCGTACCCTCGCAGTTATTTTGCCCGGATGGTCGATCACCTCTCCCAGGCCGGCGCTCGACTGATCGTTTTTGACATCGAATTTACCGAGCCGTCCCGCGAGCAGCCGGCGGAGGATGATTCACTCGCCCGCTCGGTCGCCCGGG